From one Gemella morbillorum genomic stretch:
- a CDS encoding SEC10/PgrA surface exclusion domain-containing protein, which yields MRKKLKQTITIGTVLAGSVLLVNVPEAKANETTESTSTTPDSELIIKTKEGKTTEKDVEVAKVQSDTAKERTDALTETVAEKTDKVKSAEEKVSKVESTKKASESVTPEKIKELESETTKTTTEKAAKEKELVNKQEDLKAKQADLNTEKQGLETAKTSIQDKKAKADELRGKIKELAPSLKELEDKKAEKVELEQKVKDLTKAQEEKTDALKVAKEKDKTISDEKVKATADMNQQKEVLAKAKTDEQTAKEKETEAKTNLESNSRLFKYALKEAKLAPEFVEGYKKYRRNEITLEELKAIELEVLEKYKKENYFFEDDKNGDETVDVNNLSEKDKEEFSQYFVYLLNQVRAQFGLEPRRVNKNTQKLADDIAKYSRTSNYQEMGHDKESIKKAAKEHGLQEGQFYENLTTTSEMVNEQGSIRTKREIFHDIRNSIFDFFYEGNLNGHYRHAESLLENVPTTAVNFSYKELIDDEGDKVYHLRFHVVSVALSTVRDKATAEARFGKTSKDNLEPLKVPSQAELQQAYDKAKTEAEAKAEQVKVEQAKYDALVNKVKSYDNVVPSSPQAQAELDAVNTELDKAQQELKAVVDTIKTLEDKKAIADEKVRQLQGQFNTLTNEIKALEDNLVAKEQAVRNAEAKVEEAKTEIANLTSDIQSLTDKLANLEREHTSALELRAKYDKIEKDLEIAKEELALAKEELDLEKEKLKGANTKAKLAYDKYIAIKKQHELEKLTYAVTKDTPVLEKLEFHFEIPKDAPVLEKPEFDIKSLNKPTKPLNSTNSTSVVEKGTSKTEKGATLPKTGENSKSSVAVGLMVLVASLVLKRRKAK from the coding sequence ATGAGAAAAAAACTTAAACAAACAATTACAATTGGTACAGTTTTAGCTGGGAGTGTATTATTAGTAAATGTTCCAGAAGCAAAAGCAAATGAAACGACAGAATCAACATCTACAACCCCTGATAGTGAATTAATTATAAAAACTAAAGAAGGGAAAACTACTGAAAAAGATGTTGAAGTGGCGAAAGTACAATCAGATACGGCGAAAGAAAGAACAGATGCTTTAACTGAAACTGTTGCAGAGAAAACAGACAAAGTTAAATCGGCAGAAGAAAAAGTTTCAAAAGTAGAATCAACTAAAAAAGCGTCAGAGTCTGTAACACCTGAAAAAATCAAAGAGTTAGAATCTGAAACTACAAAAACAACTACAGAAAAAGCAGCTAAAGAAAAAGAACTAGTAAACAAACAAGAAGATTTAAAAGCTAAACAAGCAGATTTAAATACCGAGAAACAAGGTTTAGAAACTGCGAAGACTAGTATTCAAGACAAAAAAGCTAAAGCAGATGAATTAAGAGGTAAAATCAAAGAGTTAGCTCCTAGTCTTAAAGAATTAGAAGATAAAAAAGCTGAAAAAGTAGAACTTGAGCAAAAAGTTAAAGATTTAACAAAAGCACAAGAAGAAAAAACAGACGCGTTAAAAGTTGCAAAAGAAAAAGACAAAACTATTTCTGATGAAAAAGTTAAAGCTACTGCGGATATGAATCAACAAAAAGAAGTATTAGCTAAAGCTAAAACTGATGAGCAAACTGCTAAAGAAAAAGAAACAGAAGCTAAAACTAACTTAGAATCTAATAGTAGATTATTTAAATACGCTCTAAAAGAAGCTAAATTAGCACCTGAGTTTGTGGAAGGTTACAAAAAATATCGAAGAAATGAAATCACACTTGAAGAACTAAAAGCTATTGAATTAGAAGTATTAGAAAAATACAAAAAAGAGAACTATTTCTTTGAAGATGATAAAAATGGTGATGAAACAGTTGATGTTAATAACTTATCTGAAAAAGATAAAGAAGAATTTTCACAATACTTCGTATACTTATTAAATCAAGTACGTGCACAGTTCGGATTAGAACCACGTAGAGTTAATAAAAATACTCAAAAATTAGCTGATGATATAGCTAAATACTCTCGCACATCAAATTACCAAGAAATGGGGCATGATAAAGAAAGTATTAAGAAAGCAGCTAAAGAACACGGATTACAAGAAGGTCAATTTTATGAGAATTTAACTACTACTTCAGAAATGGTAAATGAACAAGGTAGCATTCGTACAAAACGTGAAATTTTCCACGATATTCGTAATTCAATTTTCGATTTCTTCTATGAAGGAAATCTTAATGGCCATTACAGACATGCAGAATCATTATTAGAAAACGTCCCTACTACGGCTGTTAACTTTTCATATAAAGAATTAATTGACGATGAAGGTGATAAAGTATACCATTTACGATTCCACGTTGTTAGTGTAGCTTTATCAACTGTTCGTGATAAAGCTACAGCAGAAGCAAGATTTGGTAAAACATCTAAAGATAACTTAGAACCATTAAAAGTACCTAGTCAAGCTGAATTACAACAAGCTTACGACAAAGCGAAAACTGAAGCTGAAGCAAAAGCTGAACAAGTTAAAGTTGAACAAGCTAAATATGATGCTTTAGTTAACAAAGTAAAATCTTATGATAATGTAGTACCATCTAGTCCACAAGCACAAGCAGAGTTAGATGCCGTAAATACAGAATTAGATAAAGCACAACAAGAACTAAAAGCTGTTGTTGATACTATTAAAACTTTAGAAGATAAAAAAGCTATTGCTGATGAAAAAGTTAGACAATTACAAGGTCAATTTAATACATTAACTAACGAAATCAAAGCACTAGAAGATAATTTAGTAGCTAAAGAACAAGCTGTTCGTAATGCTGAAGCTAAAGTAGAAGAAGCTAAAACAGAAATTGCTAATTTAACTAGTGATATTCAATCACTTACTGATAAATTAGCGAACTTAGAAAGAGAACACACTTCTGCGTTAGAATTACGTGCTAAATACGATAAAATCGAAAAAGATTTAGAAATAGCTAAGGAAGAACTTGCGTTAGCCAAGGAAGAATTGGATTTAGAAAAAGAAAAATTAAAAGGTGCTAATACAAAAGCAAAACTTGCATATGATAAATATATAGCAATCAAAAAACAACATGAGTTAGAAAAATTAACATATGCGGTTACTAAAGATACACCGGTATTAGAAAAACTAGAGTTTCACTTTGAAATACCAAAGGATGCACCAGTGTTGGAAAAACCAGAGTTTGATATTAAATCATTAAATAAACCAACAAAACCATTAAATTCAACAAATTCAACATCGGTAGTAGAAAAAGGAACTTCTAAGACTGAAAAAGGAGCTACTCTACCGAAAACAGGTGAAAATAGTAAATCATCAGTAGCTGTAGGATTAATGGTATTAGTTGCTTCATTAGTGCTAAAACGCCGAAAAGCAAAATAG
- a CDS encoding mechanosensitive ion channel family protein, with amino-acid sequence MNFINEKILKIFNNVDLWIKLLEKTLLIIAIIIVATIGVKILNKIIDYIMTTRDNANKKFNIKFNEKRSETLLKLVKSAVRYTVYFIAFFQILAIVGINTTSIVASAGIASVAIGFGAQNLVKDIISGFFIILEGQFDVGDNVKIYNQAAFIAEGSVLSLGLRSTKIRSKGGEIYFIPNGTINQVINYSLTYNLAICEFPINIETTIEDLENEVQSILDFANNNDAYKSYLYKHDKLRLDAIDKIEDNIAYITIVGKAKAGKNSSIETMLRRDFYNVFKDRLKGKDEK; translated from the coding sequence ATGAATTTTATTAATGAAAAAATTTTAAAAATATTCAATAATGTTGATCTTTGGATTAAACTCTTAGAAAAAACACTATTAATAATTGCGATAATTATAGTGGCAACTATAGGCGTAAAAATCCTAAACAAAATTATAGATTATATAATGACAACAAGGGACAATGCCAACAAAAAATTCAACATTAAGTTTAATGAAAAAAGATCAGAGACTCTGCTTAAACTTGTAAAAAGTGCGGTTAGATACACGGTCTACTTTATTGCTTTCTTCCAAATTTTAGCAATTGTGGGAATAAACACAACTAGCATTGTTGCCAGTGCAGGGATAGCTTCTGTTGCTATTGGTTTTGGTGCGCAAAATTTAGTAAAAGATATTATTTCTGGATTTTTTATAATTCTTGAAGGACAGTTTGATGTCGGAGATAATGTAAAAATTTATAATCAAGCGGCATTTATTGCGGAAGGAAGTGTCCTTTCTCTTGGATTACGTTCAACAAAAATTCGCTCTAAAGGTGGAGAGATTTATTTTATTCCTAATGGTACAATTAATCAAGTTATTAATTACTCATTGACTTATAATCTAGCAATCTGTGAGTTTCCAATTAATATAGAAACAACAATAGAGGATTTAGAAAATGAAGTCCAAAGTATCCTTGATTTTGCTAATAACAATGACGCTTATAAATCTTATTTATACAAACATGATAAGTTAAGGTTAGATGCAATTGACAAGATAGAAGATAATATAGCTTATATAACAATTGTCGGTAAGGCAAAAGCAGGAAAAAATTCAAGCATAGAAACTATGTTACGTCGAGATTTTTATAATGTTTTCAAAGATAGGCTTAAAGGAAAAGATGAGAAATAG
- a CDS encoding ParB/RepB/Spo0J family partition protein yields the protein MIESVKPFSKLYDLTHRAEKVGISDDDVLREILVDKIVPNKYQPRHEFTEEKIKELAESIKQNGLLQSITVRDIGNGFYELIAGERRLRAIKYLQHATTKAIVKELTEEQMATLALIENIQREELTPIEEAHAYQELLRINKLTQDELAKSLGKTQATVANKLRLLKLSKKVIEAINSKKITERHGRAMVKLDESAQEKILSQILSQNLNVSQTEEKIDTYLKIKKDVKPVSTNANYDAQKLVIKLTKEIAKLEEKYGIDLNKEEEENMENIVIKVTIPRYLKKEENDENFSDM from the coding sequence ATGATAGAAAGTGTAAAACCATTTAGTAAATTATATGATTTGACACATAGAGCTGAAAAAGTTGGTATTTCAGATGATGATGTCTTACGAGAAATATTAGTAGATAAAATAGTACCAAATAAATATCAACCACGACACGAATTTACAGAAGAAAAAATAAAAGAACTTGCAGAATCTATTAAACAAAACGGCTTATTACAATCCATTACGGTTAGGGATATAGGGAATGGATTTTATGAGTTAATAGCTGGCGAACGTCGCCTTCGCGCTATAAAATACTTACAGCATGCAACTACTAAAGCTATAGTAAAAGAATTAACTGAAGAACAAATGGCGACACTAGCGCTTATTGAAAATATTCAACGAGAAGAGCTTACACCGATTGAAGAAGCACATGCTTATCAAGAGTTATTACGTATAAATAAATTAACACAAGATGAACTTGCTAAATCATTAGGTAAAACCCAGGCGACAGTTGCTAATAAACTGCGTTTATTAAAATTAAGTAAAAAAGTAATAGAAGCAATTAATTCGAAAAAGATAACAGAGCGTCACGGACGAGCAATGGTAAAATTAGATGAATCTGCTCAAGAAAAGATTTTATCACAAATTTTATCACAAAATTTAAACGTCTCGCAAACAGAAGAAAAAATAGATACATATTTAAAAATCAAAAAAGATGTTAAACCTGTATCTACAAATGCTAATTACGATGCACAGAAATTAGTAATTAAATTAACAAAAGAAATAGCAAAATTAGAAGAAAAATATGGAATAGATTTAAATAAAGAGGAAGAAGAAAATATGGAAAATATAGTTATAAAAGTAACTATTCCTCGTTATTTGAAGAAAGAGGAGAACGATGAAAATTTTAGCGATATGTAA
- a CDS encoding ParA family protein, producing MKILAICNQKGGVGKTTTSINLAASLAHLKKKVLLIDTDPQANATSGVGIDKAGLEQSIYNILVDEVDINNVIIKTAYENLDIVPSSIALAGAEVELVSAISREQRMKNAIADIKEKYDYIIIDCPPSLGLITLNSLTAADGVIIPVQTEYYALEGLSQLMNTFNIVRKHLNSRLDIFGVLLTMTDSRTNISNQVGEQVREHFKGKAFETVISRTVRLSEAPSFGEPIIEYAKNSNGAKQYLSLAKEVIERG from the coding sequence ATGAAAATTTTAGCGATATGTAACCAAAAAGGTGGGGTTGGAAAAACTACGACTTCAATAAACTTAGCAGCATCTTTGGCACATCTCAAAAAGAAAGTGTTGCTTATAGATACTGATCCACAAGCCAATGCTACTAGCGGTGTTGGAATTGACAAAGCAGGTTTAGAACAATCTATCTATAATATTTTAGTAGATGAGGTTGATATTAATAACGTTATTATAAAAACTGCTTATGAGAATTTAGATATTGTTCCATCTAGTATTGCTTTAGCAGGTGCGGAGGTAGAATTAGTATCTGCGATTAGCCGTGAACAACGCATGAAAAATGCAATAGCAGATATAAAAGAAAAATATGACTACATAATAATAGATTGTCCACCATCATTGGGATTAATCACTTTAAATTCACTTACGGCTGCTGATGGGGTTATTATCCCTGTTCAAACAGAGTATTATGCTCTTGAAGGTCTTAGCCAACTGATGAATACATTTAATATAGTACGTAAACATCTTAATTCTAGATTGGATATATTTGGAGTATTGCTTACAATGACAGATAGCCGTACAAATATTTCTAATCAAGTAGGCGAGCAAGTGCGTGAGCATTTCAAAGGAAAAGCATTTGAAACAGTTATCTCTAGAACAGTTCGTCTAAGTGAAGCGCCGAGTTTTGGGGAACCAATTATAGAATACGCGAAAAATTCTAATGGAGCAAAACAATATTTATCATTAGCTAAAGAGGTGATTGAACGTGGTTAA
- a CDS encoding DUF951 domain-containing protein, translating into MDYGLGDIVEMKKQHPCGTNRWEITRMGADIKIKCLKCDNNIMMPRRDFNKKIKKIIEKKSE; encoded by the coding sequence ATGGATTATGGCTTAGGTGATATAGTAGAGATGAAAAAGCAACATCCATGCGGTACAAATAGATGGGAAATCACACGCATGGGAGCAGATATTAAAATAAAATGTCTAAAGTGTGATAATAATATTATGATGCCAAGACGAGATTTTAATAAAAAAATAAAAAAAATAATTGAGAAAAAATCGGAATAG
- a CDS encoding VOC family protein encodes MKNYNSNIKLGIASLNVQDLEKQTNFYRHTMGMTVLEEDKDFVLLGTSNKTPLLKLQKTAHKFVNSYGLYHIAYLVPTEQDLADILKHFVTSKTRLEGGADHGYSNAIYLSDAEGNGIEVYYDKDESFWDRRPDGTIVGITERLDADHLLDISKTISPYELPADTIIGHIHLSVRDSKVSSAFYQNVLNFLDKFTVPSASWIAHGDYHHHLAVNNWAGNNLNDRQKDFPGLAYFEIIVADKDEYLKLIQNIKATNTTIRKETEDAIFIKDPNGIEVRLIKSI; translated from the coding sequence ATGAAAAACTACAACTCAAATATTAAACTTGGTATCGCAAGCCTTAATGTTCAAGATTTGGAAAAACAAACTAATTTTTATAGACATACAATGGGAATGACGGTGTTGGAAGAAGATAAGGACTTCGTTCTTTTAGGTACTTCAAATAAAACTCCGCTTCTTAAACTGCAAAAAACTGCTCATAAATTTGTGAATTCTTACGGATTATACCATATTGCATACCTAGTTCCAACTGAACAAGATTTAGCAGATATTCTTAAACATTTTGTAACGTCAAAAACTAGGCTGGAAGGTGGGGCTGACCACGGCTATTCTAATGCTATTTATCTAAGTGACGCTGAAGGAAATGGTATTGAAGTATACTATGATAAAGACGAAAGTTTTTGGGATAGACGCCCTGATGGAACTATCGTCGGCATTACCGAGAGATTAGATGCAGACCATTTACTTGATATCTCTAAAACTATCTCCCCATATGAATTACCCGCTGACACTATTATCGGACATATTCACCTAAGTGTTCGTGATTCTAAAGTATCATCTGCATTTTATCAAAATGTTTTAAACTTTTTAGATAAATTTACCGTACCATCTGCAAGTTGGATTGCTCATGGAGATTATCATCATCATCTTGCTGTAAATAATTGGGCAGGTAATAACTTGAATGATAGGCAAAAAGATTTTCCTGGATTAGCTTATTTCGAAATTATCGTAGCAGATAAAGATGAATATCTAAAGCTTATTCAAAATATTAAAGCAACTAATACTACTATAAGAAAAGAAACTGAGGATGCTATATTTATAAAAGATCCTAATGGAATTGAAGTAAGATTAATAAAAAGCATTTAA
- a CDS encoding DUF6792 domain-containing protein gives MFLRFFHNPLLLAKLAWYEYLIKGNKKQSTAEYKIKRIIQDVTGEKIDDIVVYNCGLSTPKLAKNGFQATAIYLEKYNELLVIFRGTELDDMSDWFYNYTGIVSGENTSQIDSAFAFLKFLKKKIPNFDTCYKVAAGHSLGGHLAITVELLRKTFQRVYTYNTALPQLKQLRKYDKRYNKKLEEYFLEKDLEETNKLQEFTENYYAKDAHHIYNYLRKNDFVQSLNMTVGTFNVGKTIEFPPVLKTFVPPEDFLTEEDTYELDRIFGDFYNRLLEKGFTPDLVKEKEKEIADEFVAFLISEIKDPIQNQVTSLRRWTNKEEGNENIKKAYRTFKAVYNYMLYLAHSGIILEDVINNEDGKRAQSMFEEALGGGAVTSFKKLIKPLQEFYTLTKAIYTITHAKELDDIEGWAEVADAHDLTAMYDVLEG, from the coding sequence ATGTTTTTACGTTTTTTCCATAATCCGTTACTTTTAGCGAAGTTAGCTTGGTATGAGTATTTGATAAAAGGAAATAAGAAGCAAAGCACGGCTGAATATAAAATAAAAAGAATTATTCAAGATGTTACAGGTGAGAAAATAGATGATATAGTAGTCTATAATTGTGGTCTATCGACTCCCAAACTTGCAAAAAATGGTTTTCAAGCAACAGCTATTTATTTGGAGAAGTACAATGAACTGTTGGTAATTTTTCGAGGAACCGAGCTTGATGATATGAGTGATTGGTTTTACAATTATACAGGAATAGTTTCAGGAGAGAATACTAGTCAGATTGATTCTGCATTTGCATTTTTGAAATTTCTTAAGAAAAAGATACCTAATTTTGATACATGCTATAAAGTTGCAGCTGGTCATTCTTTAGGTGGTCATTTGGCTATAACAGTAGAATTATTAAGAAAAACTTTTCAGCGAGTTTATACTTATAATACGGCGTTACCACAATTAAAACAACTACGTAAATATGATAAAAGATATAATAAGAAGTTAGAAGAATACTTTTTAGAAAAAGATTTAGAAGAGACAAATAAACTTCAAGAATTTACCGAGAATTATTATGCTAAAGATGCACATCATATTTATAATTATCTAAGAAAAAATGATTTTGTTCAATCGCTAAATATGACAGTAGGGACATTTAATGTAGGAAAAACTATAGAATTTCCTCCTGTATTAAAAACATTTGTTCCCCCAGAAGATTTTTTAACCGAAGAAGATACATACGAATTGGATAGAATTTTTGGAGATTTTTATAATAGGTTATTAGAAAAAGGATTTACTCCAGATTTAGTAAAGGAAAAGGAAAAAGAAATTGCTGATGAATTTGTTGCATTTTTAATTTCTGAGATAAAAGATCCTATACAAAACCAGGTAACAAGCTTGCGTCGTTGGACCAATAAAGAAGAAGGAAATGAAAATATAAAAAAAGCGTATCGTACTTTTAAGGCGGTTTATAATTATATGTTATACCTTGCCCATTCTGGCATTATTTTAGAAGATGTTATAAATAATGAAGATGGAAAGAGAGCTCAATCAATGTTTGAAGAAGCTTTAGGTGGTGGGGCGGTAACTAGCTTTAAGAAATTAATAAAACCACTGCAAGAATTTTATACGTTAACCAAAGCAATATATACGATAACTCATGCGAAAGAGTTAGATGATATTGAAGGTTGGGCAGAAGTTGCTGATGCACATGATTTAACAGCTATGTATGATGTATTAGAAGGATAG
- a CDS encoding ParB/RepB/Spo0J family partition protein, whose amino-acid sequence MVKKSGKGLGRGLDAIFATEHIELVEDSDKVVDIPLEEIKKNPYQPRTVFNEEKLNELKDSIEKNGLLQPIVVKNAVKGYYIIAGERRFRAFELLGKKTIPAIIKEMSDEEMMIFAVLENLQREDLSSLEEAESYKNLMDKMDLTQEELAKKLGKSRPYIANSLRLLKLPAEIKAELEKGIISAAHARTLLALKTKKAMIEVCNRVKERQMSVRELEEYINNLTKPKTTKKVKAKDIFIEEQENILKKRLGTVVTIKQNRNKKGKIEIEFKDNDEFERIVALFKD is encoded by the coding sequence GTGGTTAAAAAGTCAGGGAAAGGATTGGGACGTGGACTAGATGCTATTTTTGCTACTGAACATATAGAGTTAGTAGAAGATAGTGATAAAGTAGTGGATATTCCTCTGGAAGAAATCAAAAAAAATCCATATCAACCACGTACAGTTTTCAACGAAGAAAAATTGAATGAATTAAAAGATTCTATCGAAAAGAATGGATTATTACAGCCGATAGTTGTTAAAAACGCAGTAAAAGGATATTATATTATTGCTGGAGAACGACGCTTCCGTGCTTTTGAGCTTTTAGGTAAAAAAACTATACCAGCTATTATAAAAGAGATGAGCGACGAAGAGATGATGATTTTCGCCGTTCTAGAAAATTTACAACGTGAAGATTTATCGTCGTTAGAAGAAGCAGAAAGTTATAAAAATCTAATGGACAAGATGGACCTTACTCAAGAAGAGCTTGCTAAAAAACTTGGGAAAAGCCGTCCATATATAGCTAATAGCCTACGCCTTTTGAAATTGCCAGCAGAAATAAAAGCAGAACTAGAAAAAGGCATAATTAGCGCTGCGCATGCAAGAACATTATTAGCGCTTAAAACTAAAAAGGCTATGATTGAAGTGTGTAATCGCGTTAAAGAACGTCAGATGTCTGTTCGTGAACTAGAAGAGTATATTAATAATCTGACTAAACCTAAAACGACTAAAAAAGTAAAAGCGAAAGATATTTTTATAGAAGAACAAGAAAATATCTTAAAAAAACGTCTTGGAACAGTTGTTACGATTAAACAAAATCGTAATAAAAAGGGTAAAATAGAAATAGAATTTAAAGATAATGATGAATTCGAAAGAATTGTAGCATTATTTAAGGACTAG
- the ychF gene encoding redox-regulated ATPase YchF — MALTAGIVGLPNVGKSTLFNAITKAGALAANYPFATIDPNVGIVEVPDHRLNKLTELVEPKKTVPTSFEFTDIAGIVKGASKGEGLGNKFLSHIREVDAICQVVRCFEDENITHVAGGVDPLYDIEVINLELILADLESVEKRIGRVEKQAKQKDKDAMAEFGVLSKVRDILKEEKPARLLELDKEEQKIAKNLHLLTMKPMLYVANVSEDDLLDVDANKHVASVREFAANEGSQVIVVCAKIEEEMASLEDEEKAMFLEELGIDESGLDKLIKASYSLLGLATYFTAGVQEVRAWTFKKGMLAPECAGIIHSDFERGFIRAETVSYDDLLEYGSMVKAKEAGRVRLEGKEYEVKDGDIMLFRFNV; from the coding sequence ATGGCATTAACAGCCGGAATAGTAGGATTACCAAACGTAGGGAAAAGTACACTTTTCAATGCAATAACGAAAGCAGGAGCATTAGCAGCAAACTATCCATTCGCAACAATTGATCCAAATGTTGGGATTGTAGAAGTACCTGATCATAGATTAAATAAATTAACAGAATTAGTAGAACCGAAAAAAACAGTACCGACATCATTCGAATTTACTGATATCGCTGGTATTGTAAAAGGTGCATCAAAAGGTGAAGGACTAGGAAATAAATTTTTAAGTCATATCCGTGAAGTAGATGCAATTTGCCAAGTTGTTAGATGTTTTGAAGATGAAAATATTACACACGTTGCAGGTGGCGTAGATCCATTATATGATATTGAAGTAATTAACTTAGAGTTGATTTTAGCTGACCTTGAAAGTGTAGAAAAACGCATAGGACGTGTCGAAAAGCAAGCCAAACAAAAAGACAAAGATGCTATGGCTGAGTTTGGAGTATTATCAAAAGTGCGTGATATTCTTAAAGAAGAAAAACCAGCGCGTCTTTTAGAATTAGATAAAGAAGAGCAAAAAATCGCTAAAAATCTACACCTATTAACTATGAAGCCGATGCTTTATGTAGCAAACGTTAGTGAAGATGATTTGCTAGACGTTGACGCTAATAAACACGTAGCAAGTGTTCGCGAATTTGCAGCAAACGAAGGAAGTCAAGTAATCGTAGTTTGTGCGAAAATTGAAGAAGAGATGGCGTCTCTTGAAGACGAAGAAAAAGCAATGTTCTTAGAAGAATTAGGAATTGATGAAAGTGGTCTTGATAAACTTATTAAAGCAAGTTATAGTTTATTAGGTCTTGCGACATACTTTACTGCTGGTGTTCAAGAAGTACGTGCTTGGACTTTCAAAAAAGGAATGTTAGCGCCAGAATGTGCTGGAATTATTCACTCTGATTTTGAACGTGGATTTATTCGTGCAGAAACTGTAAGTTACGATGATTTATTAGAATATGGAAGCATGGTAAAAGCAAAAGAAGCTGGACGTGTTCGTCTTGAAGGAAAAGAATACGAAGTTAAAGATGGCGATATAATGCTATTTAGATTTAATGTATAG